Proteins from one Candidatus Ancaeobacter aquaticus genomic window:
- a CDS encoding ferritin family protein, with protein sequence MVGRKYVLSAAVLIAILVGLSFQNVMGAGLSKIPIDLKKVSEEDRDKEILRVGIIAEYDAINLYEQMAAYAKNPMIKKVLLDVAREEKIHIGEFQALLMSIDKEQLEEMQKGEKEIEEMMEKK encoded by the coding sequence ATGGTAGGGAGAAAATATGTATTATCTGCGGCTGTTCTAATTGCTATACTCGTTGGGTTGTCTTTCCAGAATGTTATGGGGGCAGGGCTATCTAAAATACCGATAGATCTGAAGAAAGTGTCTGAAGAGGACAGAGATAAAGAGATATTAAGAGTTGGCATAATAGCAGAATATGACGCCATAAATCTGTATGAACAAATGGCGGCGTATGCAAAAAATCCCATGATAAAAAAAGTTTTGCTTGATGTTGCAAGAGAGGAAAAGATTCATATAGGAGAGTTTCAAGCTCTTTTAATGAGTATTGATAAAGAACAGCTTGAGGAAATGCAAAAGGGTGAAAAAGAAATAGAGGAAATGATGGAAAAAAAGTAG